One Lentibacillus cibarius DNA window includes the following coding sequences:
- the ytfJ gene encoding GerW family sporulation protein has translation MDEHPIQGLMTTAMENLKDMIEVNTIIGDPVESPDGTVIIPVSKLGFGFAAGGSEFTSGDQGDSSGGESLPFGGGSGGGVSITPIAFLIISQKGMKMIHLDESTHIYEKMMDVAPKAVDKIQQLLKESGLQEKIKQQSKSNNDDEAKKQEKDKKRQGKQDRKQNDQQSDEEEDGLQYDI, from the coding sequence ATGGATGAACATCCAATTCAGGGTTTGATGACAACGGCAATGGAAAATTTGAAAGACATGATAGAGGTTAACACGATAATTGGTGATCCGGTTGAATCACCGGATGGCACGGTAATTATTCCAGTTTCAAAGCTTGGCTTCGGATTTGCAGCAGGGGGAAGTGAATTCACTTCCGGTGATCAAGGTGACTCTAGTGGGGGCGAATCGTTGCCATTCGGTGGTGGTAGCGGGGGCGGTGTTTCCATTACTCCTATTGCTTTTTTGATTATAAGTCAAAAAGGTATGAAAATGATTCACTTAGATGAAAGTACGCATATATACGAAAAAATGATGGATGTTGCTCCGAAAGCGGTTGATAAAATTCAACAGCTGTTAAAAGAGTCCGGACTACAGGAAAAAATAAAACAACAATCTAAATCAAATAATGATGATGAAGCTAAGAAACAGGAAAAGGATAAAAAACGTCAGGGAAAACAGGATCGTAAACAGAATGATCAGCAATCCGATGAGGAAGAAGACGGCCTTCAGTATGATATTTAG
- a CDS encoding DUF2953 domain-containing protein, which produces MPEQSFQETLTIIHKFSKNFSEKMKDVNTAVSVVLKRIRFHSISWKTDVGTGKADTTGMVTGGIWGMKGMVIGLLTSKSTLVTEPSIVVTPFFNQRKISSVFDCMITIRVGQAIYAFLKFIRKLPGKREAIT; this is translated from the coding sequence GTGCCAGAACAATCTTTCCAAGAGACGCTAACAATCATACATAAATTCAGTAAAAATTTTTCGGAAAAAATGAAAGATGTAAACACAGCAGTATCAGTTGTATTAAAACGAATTCGGTTCCATAGCATATCGTGGAAGACGGACGTAGGCACCGGAAAAGCTGATACAACCGGGATGGTTACTGGGGGTATATGGGGGATGAAAGGAATGGTAATCGGATTACTCACTTCCAAAAGCACGCTTGTAACGGAACCTTCCATTGTTGTGACACCTTTTTTTAATCAACGAAAAATTAGCTCCGTCTTTGATTGCATGATAACAATTAGGGTTGGGCAAGCTATCTATGCATTCTTGAAATTTATCCGGAAACTTCCTGGAAAACGGGAAGCGATCACGTAA
- a CDS encoding NAD kinase, with the protein MSQRNNIYFFYTHKDHLDEKLQQLFELARENNFNIVDHPDQANIIVSVGGDGAFLQAVRTTGFRQDCLYTGITHSNESGLYCDFNLDNFDEMLDTIIHEELEVRRFPVINVLINGESAFHCLNEVSIRSTIIKTIVMDVYIDDMHFETFRGDGLIVATPTGSTGYNKSTQGAIVDPKLPCFQVSEIASLNNNRYRTLGSSFILNKDRTLTLQIVQDGNDYPIIGMDNEAYSIRNIKDLTVTLSDNVIKTVKLKNNSYWDRVKRTFL; encoded by the coding sequence ATGAGCCAACGAAACAATATATATTTTTTCTATACACATAAGGATCATCTTGACGAAAAGCTTCAACAGTTATTTGAACTGGCTCGGGAAAATAACTTCAATATTGTGGACCACCCGGATCAAGCAAACATCATTGTTAGTGTAGGAGGGGATGGAGCATTTCTGCAGGCTGTACGTACGACAGGTTTCCGTCAGGATTGTTTATATACCGGCATTACTCATTCAAATGAATCCGGTTTATATTGTGACTTTAACCTGGACAACTTCGATGAAATGCTTGATACCATTATTCATGAAGAACTAGAGGTTCGTCGCTTCCCAGTTATCAACGTACTGATCAATGGGGAATCAGCGTTTCATTGCCTAAATGAAGTAAGCATCCGTTCCACTATCATAAAAACAATTGTCATGGATGTTTACATTGATGATATGCATTTTGAAACTTTTCGTGGTGACGGGCTGATTGTTGCAACACCGACTGGAAGCACTGGTTACAACAAATCCACTCAAGGGGCTATTGTCGATCCTAAACTTCCATGCTTTCAGGTATCTGAAATTGCATCACTTAACAATAACCGATACAGAACATTGGGTTCATCATTCATCTTAAACAAAGACCGTACATTAACATTACAAATAGTCCAAGACGGGAATGATTATCCAATTATCGGGATGGATAATGAAGCCTACTCCATCCGCAATATTAAGGATTTGACTGTCACCTTAAGTGATAACGTCATTAAAACGGTCAAACTAAAAAATAATTCCTACTGGGATCGTGTGAAACGGACCTTCTTATAG
- a CDS encoding alpha/beta-type small acid-soluble spore protein, translated as MPSNNSSNQLVVPGAEQALNQMKTEIAQEFGVQLGADTTSRANGSVGGEITKRLVNTAEQQFGGNMPQ; from the coding sequence ATGCCAAGCAACAACAGTTCAAACCAATTAGTAGTGCCTGGTGCGGAACAAGCACTAAACCAAATGAAAACTGAAATTGCACAAGAATTTGGTGTTCAACTTGGTGCTGATACTACTTCCCGCGCAAACGGGTCTGTTGGCGGGGAAATCACAAAACGCCTTGTAAACACAGCAGAACAACAATTTGGCGGTAATATGCCACAATAA
- the thiI gene encoding tRNA uracil 4-sulfurtransferase ThiI has translation MQYDHILIRYGEMALKGKNRKSFIIQLQNNLKRQLRDFPKTTVKRTQGRMFILLNGHDPDAIIKKCQNVFGIQSLSLAVKVQNDEEQIKAAALWALQNERDIRTFKVSVKRIDKDFPIRSQQMNRILGAYLLSHTSGFSVDVHEPDLELSVEIRKEATYITSSVVQGLGGLPVGSSGKTLLLLSGGIDSPVAGFLAMKRGVQVEAIHFHSPPFTSDRAKQKVLDLAEKLTHYGNKIKVHVVPFTNVQQHIFREMPENYAMTIMRRMMLRISEYVCRNESILSMTTGESLGQVASQTMESMNAINEVTNYPILRPLVAMDKDDIIKISKTIDTYDISIRPYEDCCTIFVPKSPKTRPSREKVNQFESQANFSDLIEEAVNGIEVVTLTGKADMEEAFNDLF, from the coding sequence ATGCAATATGACCACATATTAATCCGCTATGGCGAAATGGCGTTAAAAGGCAAGAACAGAAAAAGTTTTATTATACAGCTTCAGAACAATCTGAAACGGCAGCTACGAGATTTTCCGAAAACAACAGTGAAACGGACACAGGGGCGAATGTTTATTTTACTGAACGGACATGATCCCGATGCAATTATTAAGAAATGCCAAAATGTATTTGGTATCCAGAGTCTGAGTCTGGCTGTTAAAGTACAAAACGATGAAGAGCAAATCAAGGCGGCTGCACTGTGGGCGTTGCAAAATGAACGTGATATCCGTACGTTTAAAGTATCGGTAAAGCGAATAGATAAAGACTTCCCAATACGGTCGCAGCAAATGAACCGGATACTGGGCGCATATTTATTAAGTCACACATCCGGCTTCTCCGTTGATGTTCATGAACCAGATTTGGAACTGAGTGTTGAAATACGAAAAGAAGCGACCTATATAACTTCCAGTGTCGTACAGGGGCTTGGAGGACTGCCAGTTGGATCTTCCGGTAAGACATTGCTTCTTTTATCTGGAGGTATCGACAGCCCGGTTGCAGGCTTTTTGGCTATGAAACGTGGGGTACAAGTAGAAGCAATCCACTTTCATTCGCCCCCGTTCACAAGTGACAGAGCCAAGCAAAAGGTGTTGGATCTGGCGGAAAAACTAACACACTACGGAAATAAGATAAAGGTTCACGTTGTACCGTTTACCAACGTACAGCAGCACATTTTCCGAGAAATGCCAGAAAATTATGCGATGACCATTATGCGCCGGATGATGCTGCGTATCAGTGAATATGTTTGCAGAAATGAATCAATTTTATCAATGACAACCGGTGAAAGCCTTGGACAGGTTGCAAGTCAGACGATGGAAAGCATGAATGCGATTAATGAAGTAACCAATTATCCGATTTTACGGCCGTTAGTTGCTATGGATAAGGATGATATAATTAAGATCTCCAAAACCATTGATACGTACGATATTTCCATTCGGCCATATGAAGATTGCTGTACCATTTTTGTTCCTAAATCACCAAAAACAAGGCCCTCAAGAGAGAAAGTTAATCAATTCGAGTCACAGGCTAATTTTTCAGATTTAATTGAGGAAGCTGTAAATGGCATTGAAGTTGTCACATTGACCGGCAAGGCGGACATGGAGGAAGCATTTAATGATTTATTTTGA